From the genome of Bacteroidota bacterium, one region includes:
- a CDS encoding DUF4401 domain-containing protein — translation MDKQEYIKEIIAKIQLSDNTEFKYDELSIVKEYRQQEENKSSLAIKVLSVFGGLLATLAFMGFLLIAGLYDSKFGLIFFGVVFIVASILLNKAYDKIIIDTLSVSTYVIAYALLAFGMDQYDIDDNIILLLFVAIAAFTLYLIQSYILSFISILITSGSLMGLIIENDAYNLIHLYIAATAFLLIYFMLNEAKIIASYKKLSKMYNPIRVGFIFSLIYGLGIISIKDLFNISQDYIWLSSIVMFSAIMYLVYRILDILGIKSANNKTLVYITSALVLIPTVFSPSISGAILIVLLSFLINYKTGFVIGIISFVYFLSQYYYDLNYTLLTKSIILFSSGTVFIMFYLFTVKKLVGDEKL, via the coding sequence ATGGATAAGCAGGAATATATTAAAGAAATAATAGCGAAAATTCAGCTTTCGGATAATACTGAATTTAAATACGACGAATTATCAATTGTAAAAGAGTACAGGCAACAAGAAGAAAACAAATCCAGTTTAGCTATAAAGGTACTGTCTGTTTTTGGTGGTTTATTGGCAACTTTAGCCTTTATGGGCTTTCTGTTAATTGCAGGATTATACGATTCAAAATTTGGTCTGATATTTTTTGGGGTAGTATTTATTGTTGCTTCTATATTACTAAATAAAGCTTATGATAAAATTATTATAGATACATTAAGTGTTTCTACTTATGTAATTGCATATGCTCTACTTGCTTTCGGAATGGATCAATACGATATTGATGACAATATAATATTGCTATTATTTGTGGCAATAGCTGCTTTTACATTATATCTAATTCAAAGTTATATTCTATCATTTATCTCAATTCTAATTACAAGCGGTAGCCTTATGGGTCTGATAATAGAAAATGACGCTTATAATTTAATCCATTTATACATAGCTGCTACTGCATTTTTGTTGATATACTTTATGCTAAATGAAGCTAAAATTATTGCTTCATATAAAAAGCTATCAAAGATGTATAATCCAATTAGAGTAGGCTTTATTTTCTCATTGATTTACGGTTTAGGTATAATTAGTATTAAAGACCTATTCAATATTTCTCAAGATTATATTTGGCTATCATCAATTGTTATGTTTTCGGCAATTATGTATTTGGTTTATCGAATTTTAGATATTTTAGGAATAAAATCAGCTAATAATAAAACACTTGTTTATATAACAAGTGCTTTGGTACTTATTCCAACAGTATTTTCTCCATCTATATCCGGAGCAATTCTTATCGTTTTATTAAGTTTCTTAATCAATTATAAAACGGGGTTTGTAATTGGTATAATTTCATTCGTATACTTTCTATCTCAATATTATTACGATTTAAACTATACATTACTTACTAAATCAATCATATTATTTTCTTCGGGAACAGTATTTATTATGTTCTATTTATTTACAGTTAAAAAGCTTGTCGGAGATGAAAAACTATAA
- a CDS encoding GDYXXLXY domain-containing protein, translating into MKNYKKIIILANLLVVLVFFTNSIMKKEELLSEGTLVLLELAPVDPRSLMQGDYMRLRYKISEKVNYDSISKRGYCVVKLDSNKIANRVRIQDDQLPVYDDEYLIEYTNGNWSINIGAESYFFQEGDAQKYEVAKYGGIKVDKKGNSLLIGLYDENFKLINHKR; encoded by the coding sequence ATGAAAAACTATAAGAAAATTATCATTCTTGCCAATTTGCTGGTAGTACTTGTTTTTTTTACCAACTCAATTATGAAGAAAGAAGAATTGCTATCGGAAGGTACACTTGTTTTATTGGAATTGGCCCCTGTTGATCCCCGATCGTTAATGCAGGGTGATTATATGCGATTAAGGTATAAAATATCGGAGAAGGTAAATTACGACAGTATCTCAAAGAGAGGCTATTGCGTCGTGAAATTAGACTCAAACAAAATAGCAAACAGAGTAAGAATTCAAGACGATCAGCTACCTGTTTACGATGATGAATATCTGATTGAATATACAAACGGAAATTGGAGCATAAACATTGGAGCTGAATCTTATTTTTTCCAGGAAGGAGATGCTCAAAAATATGAAGTCGCTAAATACGGAGGTATTAAAGTTGACAAAAAAGGAAATAGTCTCCTCATAGGATTATATGATGAAAATTTTAAACTAATAAACCATAAAAGATGA